The Amycolatopsis sp. DG1A-15b genome window below encodes:
- a CDS encoding R3H domain-containing nucleic acid-binding protein, which produces MSETIDTIDADQDDVTPADGEAGEQKAGGGDDILVQEGDIAGDYLERLLDLLDYDGDIDLDVEAGRAIVSIDGGEDLEKLVGPRGTVLEALQELTRLAVQQETGSRSRLMLDIAGWRADRREELRELGRSTAESVLKSGERVRLQPMSPFERKVVHDAVATVSGVMSESEGEDPKRRVVIFPES; this is translated from the coding sequence ATGTCGGAGACGATCGACACGATCGACGCCGATCAGGACGACGTGACCCCGGCCGACGGAGAAGCGGGCGAACAGAAGGCTGGAGGTGGCGACGACATCCTCGTGCAGGAGGGCGACATCGCCGGCGACTACCTCGAGCGCCTGCTCGACCTGCTCGACTACGACGGTGACATCGACCTTGACGTGGAAGCCGGCCGCGCGATCGTGAGCATCGACGGCGGCGAGGACCTCGAGAAGCTCGTCGGCCCGCGCGGCACGGTGCTCGAGGCGCTGCAGGAGCTGACCCGCCTGGCGGTCCAGCAGGAGACGGGCTCCCGCAGCCGCCTGATGCTGGACATCGCGGGCTGGCGCGCGGACCGCCGCGAGGAGCTGCGCGAGCTCGGCCGCTCGACTGCGGAGTCGGTCCTGAAGAGCGGCGAGCGGGTGCGGCTGCAGCCGATGAGCCCGTTCGAGCGCAAGGTCGTCCACGACGCGGTGGCGACGGTCTCGGGCGTCATGAGCGAGAGCGAGGGCGAGGACCCGAAGCGCCGCGTGGTGATCTTCCCGGAGTCCTGA
- the yidC gene encoding membrane protein insertase YidC produces the protein MLDFIYYPVSFILWCWHKVFGFVFGESTAVAWILGIIFLTFTVRGIMFKPFVNQVRSMKKMQDFAPEMKKIQKKYANDRQRQAAEMQKLQKEHGVNPLGSCLPMLLQIPVFIGLNHVLRAFTMPPPGGGPKTENYFFSQHDVESYVNAKLFGVNLGEAVYNGVGVVSGGATNVGFHWSVLPVALPLMIVASIATHLTARHSVARQNAASATPQTAIMNKLTMYIFPLGVLVFGALFPLGLLFYWLANNGWTLMQQRLVYTKIDKEEASRKAEAAEKRASLGPKPGQKPTAPKVGQKPVQQKKNQPAQAGTAKKVTKAGSAHGFAQLTPAEAAAKAEAAVKADSATVADPAPAETNGQNGSKDNGTGVPGLLKDSTRKSGRKRR, from the coding sequence GTGCTCGATTTCATCTACTACCCCGTGTCCTTCATCCTCTGGTGTTGGCACAAGGTCTTCGGGTTCGTGTTCGGGGAATCGACCGCGGTCGCCTGGATCCTCGGCATCATCTTCCTGACGTTCACGGTCCGCGGCATCATGTTCAAGCCGTTCGTGAACCAGGTCCGGTCGATGAAGAAGATGCAGGACTTCGCGCCGGAGATGAAGAAGATCCAGAAGAAGTACGCGAACGACCGGCAGCGCCAAGCCGCGGAGATGCAGAAGCTCCAGAAGGAGCACGGCGTCAACCCGCTGGGCAGCTGCCTGCCGATGCTGCTCCAGATCCCGGTGTTCATCGGCCTGAACCACGTCCTCCGCGCGTTCACGATGCCGCCGCCCGGTGGCGGCCCGAAGACCGAGAACTACTTCTTCAGCCAGCACGACGTCGAGTCCTACGTCAACGCGAAGCTGTTCGGCGTCAACCTCGGTGAAGCGGTCTACAACGGCGTCGGGGTCGTCAGCGGCGGGGCCACGAACGTCGGCTTCCACTGGAGCGTGCTCCCGGTCGCGCTGCCGCTGATGATCGTCGCTTCGATCGCCACGCACCTCACCGCGCGGCACTCGGTGGCCCGGCAGAACGCCGCGTCGGCCACCCCGCAGACCGCGATCATGAACAAGCTGACGATGTACATCTTCCCGCTCGGTGTCCTCGTCTTCGGTGCGCTGTTCCCGCTCGGCCTCCTCTTCTACTGGCTGGCGAACAACGGCTGGACCCTGATGCAGCAGCGCCTCGTCTACACGAAGATCGACAAGGAAGAGGCGTCCCGCAAGGCGGAAGCCGCGGAGAAGCGCGCGTCGCTCGGCCCGAAGCCGGGTCAGAAGCCGACCGCGCCGAAGGTCGGTCAGAAGCCGGTCCAGCAGAAGAAGAACCAGCCCGCCCAGGCCGGCACGGCGAAGAAGGTGACGAAGGCGGGCTCGGCCCACGGCTTCGCCCAGCTCACGCCGGCGGAGGCCGCCGCGAAGGCGGAGGCGGCCGTGAAGGCCGACAGCGCGACCGTGGCGGATCCGGCCCCCGCCGAGACCAACGGCCAGAACGGCTCGAAGGACAACGGCACCGGCGTGCCGGGCCTTCTCAAAGACTCGACCAGGAAGTCGGGCCGGAAGCGCCGCTGA
- the yidD gene encoding membrane protein insertion efficiency factor YidD: protein MRATPEHDSAHDHFDDGEPPRPGPVAWVLLLPIKLYRKAISPFLPPACRFYPSCSAYAVEALTRHGAGRGSYLALRRLLRCGPWTPPGRDPVPETFSWRHRRPETPIEE, encoded by the coding sequence ATGCGAGCCACCCCCGAGCACGACTCAGCGCACGACCACTTCGACGACGGCGAGCCTCCGCGGCCCGGCCCGGTCGCCTGGGTCCTGCTGCTCCCCATCAAGCTCTACCGCAAGGCGATCTCGCCCTTCCTCCCGCCGGCTTGCCGGTTCTACCCGAGCTGCAGCGCGTACGCAGTCGAAGCCCTCACCCGGCACGGTGCCGGACGTGGCTCCTACCTCGCGCTGCGCCGGCTGCTGCGCTGCGGCCCGTGGACACCCCCCGGCCGTGACCCCGTGCCCGAGACGTTCTCGTGGCGACACCGCAGACCTGAAACACCGATCGAGGAGTAG
- the rnpA gene encoding ribonuclease P protein component — protein sequence MLPAAARLRRSEDFRVVLRRGSRAGRRRLVVHALTTDPSEAADAPSAARAGFVVSKAVGNSVVRHRVSRRLRHLVSARLGTLPAGTALVVRALPPSSTASSAELGSDLDAALRRLGLLSSRRPAGDVPRPTRPADATPDHGSAV from the coding sequence GTGCTGCCGGCTGCCGCACGCCTGCGGCGGAGTGAGGATTTCCGCGTGGTTCTCCGTCGCGGGTCCCGGGCAGGCAGGCGCCGCCTCGTCGTCCACGCGCTGACCACGGACCCGTCCGAGGCCGCCGACGCACCGTCGGCGGCCAGGGCGGGTTTTGTGGTGAGCAAGGCGGTCGGCAATTCGGTGGTCCGCCACCGCGTCAGCCGCCGATTGCGTCATCTCGTTTCCGCCAGGCTCGGAACACTGCCCGCCGGTACGGCGTTGGTCGTACGGGCATTGCCGCCGTCGTCGACCGCTTCGAGCGCCGAGCTCGGGTCCGATCTCGACGCCGCGTTGCGTCGGCTGGGGCTTCTGTCGTCGCGCCGTCCGGCCGGGGATGTCCCCCGCCCGACGCGTCCCGCGGACGCGACCCCCGACCACGGATCAGCGGTGTGA
- the rpmH gene encoding 50S ribosomal protein L34, translated as MSKGKRTFQPNNRRRAKTHGFRLRMRTRAGRAILAARRRKGRGALSA; from the coding sequence GTGAGCAAGGGTAAGCGCACCTTCCAGCCGAACAACCGCCGCCGCGCGAAGACCCACGGGTTCCGCCTGCGCATGCGGACCCGCGCCGGCCGGGCCATCCTGGCGGCCCGCCGTCGCAAGGGCCGCGGCGCGCTGTCCGCCTGA
- the dnaA gene encoding chromosomal replication initiator protein DnaA: MSDHQHNLGVIWEQVVRELSDGTLSPQQRAWMRVTRPIGLLDGTALLAAPSDFAKEAIERGLRGAITEALSRRLGRAISLAVKVDSAEAVAPAPAPRYAPSPGRVENGTSPEPAPPMPPNGAPMMPPPRPAEPVQPRPPMPMPAHQAVASKPDDGDDTDEEVDEEGEALAAVHEIWPTFSGQPIAGQPYTAPAQPQTSKTKLNEKYTFDTFVIGASNRFAHAAAVAVAEAPARAYNPLFIWGESGLGKTHLLHAVGHYAQRLFPGMRVRYVSTEEFTNDFINSLRDDRKVAFQRRYRDIDILLVDDIQFLEGKEGTQEEFFHTFNTLHNANKQIVVSSDRPPKRLETLEDRLRTRFEWGLITDIQPPELETRIAILRKKAAQDRLAVPGEVLEFIASRVEANIRELEGALIRVTAFASLNQQPVDSALAEIVLRDLIPDSHAPEITAPTIMGVTSEFFDVTLDDLCGPGKTKALATARQIAMYLCRELTDMSLPKIGQTFGGRDHTTVMHADKKIRKEMAERRRIYDQVQELTSRIKQRARQ, encoded by the coding sequence GTGTCGGATCACCAGCACAATCTGGGTGTCATCTGGGAACAGGTGGTACGCGAACTGTCCGACGGGACCCTGTCCCCCCAGCAGCGCGCCTGGATGCGCGTGACCCGTCCGATCGGCCTGCTCGACGGCACGGCGCTCCTGGCGGCGCCCAGCGACTTCGCGAAGGAAGCGATCGAACGCGGGCTGCGCGGCGCGATCACCGAGGCGCTTTCCCGGCGGCTCGGCCGCGCCATCTCGCTCGCGGTGAAGGTCGACAGCGCCGAGGCCGTCGCGCCGGCGCCCGCTCCCCGCTACGCGCCGTCACCCGGCCGAGTGGAAAACGGCACGAGCCCCGAACCGGCCCCGCCGATGCCGCCCAACGGCGCGCCGATGATGCCGCCGCCACGGCCCGCCGAACCCGTGCAGCCGAGGCCGCCGATGCCGATGCCGGCGCACCAGGCCGTCGCGTCGAAGCCGGACGACGGCGACGACACCGACGAAGAAGTCGACGAAGAGGGCGAAGCGCTCGCCGCGGTCCACGAGATCTGGCCGACGTTCTCCGGCCAGCCGATCGCCGGCCAGCCGTACACCGCGCCGGCGCAGCCGCAGACGTCGAAGACGAAGCTGAACGAGAAGTACACCTTCGACACGTTCGTCATCGGCGCGTCCAACCGTTTCGCGCACGCGGCCGCGGTCGCCGTCGCCGAAGCGCCCGCCCGCGCGTACAACCCGCTGTTCATCTGGGGCGAGTCCGGGCTCGGCAAGACGCACCTGCTGCACGCGGTCGGCCACTACGCGCAACGGCTCTTCCCCGGCATGCGCGTCCGGTACGTCTCGACCGAAGAGTTCACCAACGACTTCATCAACTCGCTGCGCGACGACCGCAAGGTCGCCTTCCAGCGGCGCTACCGCGACATCGACATCCTGCTCGTCGACGACATCCAGTTCCTGGAGGGCAAGGAAGGGACGCAGGAAGAGTTCTTCCACACCTTCAACACCCTCCACAACGCGAACAAGCAGATCGTCGTCAGCTCCGACCGCCCGCCGAAGCGCCTCGAAACGCTGGAGGACCGGCTGCGGACGCGGTTCGAGTGGGGCCTCATCACCGACATCCAGCCGCCCGAGCTCGAGACGCGCATCGCGATCCTCCGCAAGAAGGCGGCGCAGGACAGGCTGGCGGTGCCGGGCGAGGTCCTGGAGTTCATCGCTTCGCGCGTCGAGGCGAACATCCGGGAGCTCGAAGGCGCGCTGATCCGCGTCACCGCGTTCGCGTCGCTGAACCAGCAGCCGGTCGACAGCGCGCTCGCCGAGATCGTGCTGCGCGACCTGATCCCCGATTCGCACGCGCCGGAAATCACCGCGCCGACCATCATGGGCGTCACGTCCGAGTTCTTCGACGTCACGCTCGACGACCTGTGCGGCCCCGGCAAGACGAAGGCGCTCGCCACGGCCCGCCAGATCGCGATGTACCTCTGCCGCGAGCTCACCGACATGTCGCTGCCGAAGATCGGGCAGACGTTCGGCGGCCGCGACCACACGACGGTGATGCACGCGGACAAGAAGATCCGCAAGGAGATGGCCGAGCGCCGGCGGATCTACGACCAGGTGCAGGAGCTGACGTCGCGCATCAAGCAGCGCGCCCGCCAGTAG
- the dnaN gene encoding DNA polymerase III subunit beta — MKIRVERDGLADAVAWVARSLPSRPPVPVLGGVLLDAGSDGETDALTVSGFDYEVSATVGVPATIADGGRLLVSGRLLADITKALPAQPVEISVDGSRATITCGTARFSLPTMPVEDYPQLPSQPAFAGELAGDAFGQAVTQVVVAAGKDDTLPMLTGMRLEISGSSLTLVATDRFRLAMREFTWQPAEGLADAAVLVPARTLAEAAKTLGASGATIRLALASGEGLLGLSGSGRYTTTRLLDAEFPPYRQLLPASHTSRAVIDVSALTESIKRVSLVAERGTQVRLEFGDNTLRLSAGGDDEGSAEEELQVEYEGEPVTIAFNPGYLVDGLGALHSGQAELTFTTPNRPALIKPADAEGNVVPGYLYLLMPVRLPG; from the coding sequence ATGAAGATCCGCGTCGAGCGTGACGGGCTCGCCGACGCCGTCGCGTGGGTGGCCAGAAGCCTCCCCTCCCGGCCTCCGGTGCCGGTGCTGGGCGGTGTCCTGCTCGACGCCGGTTCGGACGGCGAAACCGACGCGCTGACGGTCTCCGGCTTCGACTACGAGGTCTCCGCCACGGTCGGGGTCCCCGCGACGATCGCCGACGGCGGCCGCCTGCTCGTGTCCGGGCGCCTCCTCGCCGACATCACCAAGGCGCTGCCCGCGCAGCCGGTCGAGATTTCCGTCGACGGCTCGCGCGCCACCATCACGTGCGGCACCGCGCGGTTCTCCCTGCCGACCATGCCGGTCGAGGACTACCCGCAGCTGCCATCCCAGCCCGCCTTCGCGGGCGAGCTCGCCGGCGACGCGTTCGGCCAGGCCGTCACCCAGGTCGTCGTCGCCGCGGGCAAGGACGACACGCTGCCGATGCTCACCGGCATGCGGCTCGAGATCTCCGGCAGCTCGCTGACCCTCGTCGCGACCGACCGGTTCCGGCTCGCCATGCGCGAGTTCACCTGGCAGCCCGCCGAGGGCCTGGCCGACGCCGCGGTGCTCGTCCCGGCGCGCACCCTCGCCGAGGCGGCCAAGACGCTCGGCGCCAGCGGCGCCACGATCCGCCTCGCCCTCGCCAGCGGCGAAGGACTGCTCGGCCTGTCCGGTTCCGGGCGCTACACGACGACCCGCCTGCTCGACGCCGAATTCCCGCCGTACCGCCAGCTGCTGCCCGCGTCGCACACGTCGCGCGCGGTCATCGACGTGTCGGCGCTCACCGAGTCCATCAAGCGCGTTTCACTGGTGGCCGAGCGGGGGACTCAGGTACGACTGGAGTTCGGGGACAACACGCTGCGGTTGTCCGCGGGCGGCGACGACGAGGGCAGCGCCGAAGAAGAGCTGCAGGTCGAGTACGAAGGTGAGCCGGTGACCATCGCGTTCAACCCCGGTTACCTCGTCGACGGCCTCGGCGCGCTGCACAGCGGCCAAGCGGAGCTGACGTTCACCACGCCGAACCGGCCCGCGCTCATCAAGCCCGCCGACGCCGAGGGCAACGTCGTCCCCGGCTACCTCTACCTCCTGATGCCGGTCCGCCTCCCGGGCTGA
- the gnd gene encoding phosphogluconate dehydrogenase (NAD(+)-dependent, decarboxylating): protein MVQLGLIGLGKMGFNMRERLRAAGHEVVGYDRNPDVTDTTSLEDLVSKLDGPRIVWIMVPAGDPTRQTVTELSNLLAEGDMVIDGGNSKYTDDKLNADLLAAKNIGYVDCGVSGGVWGKDNGYGLMVGGTAADVEKAMPIFDALRPEGPREEGFSHAGDVGAGHYAKMIHNGIEYGMMQAFAEGFELLEAAKVVKDVPAVIKGWQRGTVVRSWLLDLLVRALDEDPELDDLEGYVEDSGEGRWTLEEAINNAVPAPVISAALFARFASRQEHSAAMRAVAALRNQFGGHAVKKVGG, encoded by the coding sequence ATGGTTCAGCTCGGTCTGATCGGCCTGGGCAAGATGGGCTTCAACATGCGTGAGCGGCTGCGCGCGGCCGGTCACGAGGTGGTCGGCTACGACCGCAACCCGGACGTCACCGACACGACGTCGCTCGAGGACCTGGTGTCCAAACTGGACGGCCCGCGGATCGTCTGGATCATGGTCCCGGCCGGCGACCCGACCCGCCAGACCGTCACCGAGCTGAGCAACCTGCTCGCCGAGGGCGACATGGTGATCGACGGCGGCAACTCGAAGTACACCGACGACAAGCTGAACGCCGATCTGCTCGCGGCGAAGAACATCGGCTACGTCGACTGCGGTGTCTCCGGTGGCGTGTGGGGCAAGGACAACGGCTACGGACTGATGGTCGGCGGTACCGCGGCCGACGTCGAGAAGGCCATGCCGATCTTCGACGCGCTGCGCCCGGAAGGCCCGCGCGAAGAAGGCTTCTCGCACGCCGGCGACGTCGGCGCGGGGCACTACGCGAAGATGATCCACAACGGCATCGAGTACGGCATGATGCAGGCCTTCGCCGAGGGCTTCGAGCTGCTCGAGGCGGCCAAGGTCGTCAAGGACGTGCCCGCGGTGATCAAGGGCTGGCAGCGCGGCACGGTCGTCCGGTCCTGGCTGCTCGACCTGCTCGTGCGCGCGCTCGACGAGGACCCGGAGCTGGACGACCTCGAGGGCTACGTCGAGGACTCGGGCGAAGGTCGCTGGACGCTGGAAGAGGCGATCAACAACGCGGTGCCGGCGCCGGTCATCTCGGCCGCCCTCTTCGCGCGGTTCGCTTCGCGCCAGGAGCACTCGGCCGCGATGCGCGCGGTGGCCGCGCTGCGCAACCAGTTCGGTGGGCACGCCGTGAAGAAGGTCGGCGGGTAA
- the recF gene encoding DNA replication/repair protein RecF has translation MYLRHLQVTDFRSWPQADLALEPGPTVLVGQNGRGKTNLLEAIGYVATLGSHRVATDAPLIRHGCERALVRVAVVNEDRELTVELEITAGRANRARVNRGAVGRPRDVLGILRTVLFSPEDLALVRGDPGERRRFLDELLVLRAPRYAGVRADYEKVLKQRNALLKTAGKRRTGREDPYALSTLEVWDDHLAVAGAELLAARLNLVADLAPHAASAYMGVAPDSRPAKIAYRSSLGAALPETYGVPDGERAQPAVLKDVLLKALGEARKAELERGISLVGPHRDELELILGEAPAKGYASHGESWSFALALRLGSYELLREEAGEPVLLLDDVFAELDRKRRARLAEVAASAEQVLVTAAVDEDVPGELAGTRFVVADGEITRG, from the coding sequence GTGTATCTGCGCCACTTGCAGGTCACCGACTTCCGCTCCTGGCCCCAGGCCGATCTCGCCCTCGAACCCGGGCCGACCGTGCTGGTCGGCCAGAACGGTCGCGGCAAGACCAACCTGCTCGAAGCGATCGGGTACGTCGCGACGCTGGGTTCGCACCGCGTCGCGACGGACGCGCCGCTGATCCGGCACGGCTGCGAGCGCGCGCTGGTGCGGGTCGCGGTCGTCAACGAGGACCGCGAGCTGACCGTCGAGCTCGAGATCACCGCCGGCCGGGCGAACCGCGCGCGGGTCAACCGCGGGGCGGTCGGCCGTCCGCGTGACGTGCTCGGGATCCTGCGCACGGTGCTGTTCTCCCCGGAGGACCTCGCGCTCGTGCGGGGTGACCCGGGCGAGCGACGCCGGTTCCTCGACGAGCTCTTGGTGCTGCGCGCGCCGCGGTACGCCGGGGTCCGGGCGGACTACGAGAAGGTGCTGAAGCAGCGGAATGCCCTGCTCAAGACGGCCGGGAAACGACGTACGGGCCGCGAAGACCCGTACGCGCTGTCGACGCTCGAGGTCTGGGACGACCACCTGGCGGTGGCGGGCGCGGAGCTGCTCGCCGCGCGCCTGAACCTCGTGGCTGACCTCGCGCCGCACGCGGCTTCGGCGTACATGGGGGTCGCGCCCGACTCGCGTCCGGCGAAGATCGCCTACCGGTCGTCGCTGGGTGCCGCCCTGCCGGAAACGTACGGCGTACCGGACGGCGAACGGGCGCAACCCGCGGTCCTGAAGGACGTCTTACTCAAGGCGTTGGGTGAAGCCCGCAAGGCGGAGCTCGAGCGCGGCATCAGCCTGGTCGGCCCGCACCGGGACGAGCTGGAGCTGATCCTGGGCGAAGCGCCGGCGAAGGGCTACGCGAGCCACGGCGAGTCGTGGTCGTTCGCGCTCGCCCTCCGGCTCGGCAGCTACGAGCTGCTGCGCGAGGAGGCGGGCGAGCCGGTGCTGCTGCTCGACGACGTGTTCGCCGAGCTGGACCGCAAGCGCCGGGCCCGGCTGGCCGAGGTGGCCGCGAGCGCCGAACAGGTGCTGGTGACCGCGGCGGTCGACGAAGACGTGCCCGGGGAGCTGGCCGGCACCCGGTTCGTGGTGGCGGACGGTGAGATCACGCGTGGCTGA
- a CDS encoding DciA family protein — MTGRDLAHAALEAAKAKAKERGTSPGRRRPATGGGQSPRRRRWSGPGADARDPQPLGRLVSRLMSDRGWNESVTSARVFAQWARLVGEDVAEHAQPVALKDGELTVRASSTAWATQLRLLQGKLLAKIAAGVGNGVVKRMRIQGPTAPSWRKGPRHVPGRGPRDTYG, encoded by the coding sequence GTGACGGGCCGCGACCTCGCGCACGCCGCGCTGGAGGCCGCGAAGGCGAAGGCCAAGGAGCGCGGCACCTCACCCGGCCGGCGCCGCCCCGCGACCGGTGGTGGGCAGAGCCCCCGGCGTCGCCGCTGGTCGGGCCCGGGAGCGGACGCGCGCGACCCGCAGCCGCTCGGCCGGCTCGTCTCCCGGTTGATGAGCGACCGCGGCTGGAACGAAAGCGTCACCAGCGCCCGCGTCTTCGCGCAGTGGGCGCGGCTGGTCGGCGAAGACGTCGCCGAGCACGCGCAGCCGGTCGCGCTGAAGGACGGCGAACTCACCGTCCGCGCCAGCTCGACGGCGTGGGCCACCCAGCTGCGGTTGCTGCAGGGAAAGCTGCTGGCCAAGATCGCGGCGGGGGTCGGCAACGGCGTCGTCAAGCGGATGCGGATCCAGGGTCCGACCGCCCCGAGCTGGCGGAAAGGACCCCGCCACGTGCCAGGCCGCGGCCCCCGTGACACGTACGGCTGA
- the gyrB gene encoding DNA topoisomerase (ATP-hydrolyzing) subunit B translates to MTENKSEYNASSITVLEGLEAVRKRPGMYIGSTGERGLHHLVQEVVDNSVDEAMAGHATKVEVTLLADGGVRVVDDGRGIPVDMHPKENKPTIEVVLTQLHAGGKFDSDSYAVSGGLHGVGISVVNALSTKLLAEVKYGGRQWRQLYTDQIPGPLEDLGPATETGTTMTFWADDSIFETTTYNFETISRRLQEMAFLNKGLTLSLRDERVADEEAEADAEGKVARVKEKVYCYPGGLEDFVKHINGSKDPIHPSVISFDAKGTGLEVEVAMQWNTGFTPSVYTFANTINTHEGGTHEEGFRAALTRVVNSYARDKKLLKEKDANLTGDDVREGLAAIVSIKLGEPQFEGQTKTKLGNSEAKTFVQQQSNEWLADWFERNPTEAKTIINKSISSAQARMAARKARDLVRRKGALEIGGLPGKLKDCRSTNPAECELYIVEGDSAGGSAKEGRDSMYQAILPIRGKIINVEKARIDRVLKNTEVQSLITALGTGIHDEFDLSKLRYHKIVLMADADVDGQHITTLLLTLLFRFMTPLIEHGHVFLSRPPLYKIKWPRAEPEYAYSDRERDAVIQAGVEAGKRLPKDDAIQRYKGLGEMNAEELWETTMDPANRLLGRVTMDDAAQADDLFSVLMGEDVEARRSFITRNAKDVRFLDV, encoded by the coding sequence GTGACCGAGAACAAGAGCGAGTACAACGCGTCGTCGATCACGGTGCTCGAAGGCCTTGAAGCGGTCCGCAAGCGCCCCGGCATGTACATCGGTTCCACCGGTGAGCGCGGCCTGCACCACCTCGTCCAGGAGGTCGTGGACAACTCCGTCGACGAGGCGATGGCCGGGCACGCCACCAAGGTCGAGGTTACCCTCCTCGCCGACGGCGGGGTGCGCGTCGTCGACGACGGCCGCGGCATCCCGGTCGACATGCACCCCAAGGAGAACAAGCCGACCATCGAGGTCGTGCTCACCCAGCTGCACGCGGGCGGCAAGTTCGACAGCGACTCCTACGCGGTGTCCGGCGGCCTGCACGGCGTCGGCATCTCCGTGGTGAACGCGCTGTCGACGAAGCTGCTCGCCGAGGTCAAGTACGGCGGCCGCCAGTGGCGCCAGCTGTACACCGACCAGATCCCGGGGCCGCTCGAAGACCTCGGCCCGGCGACCGAGACCGGGACGACGATGACGTTCTGGGCCGACGACAGCATCTTCGAGACCACGACGTACAACTTCGAGACGATCTCGCGCCGCCTCCAGGAGATGGCGTTCCTCAACAAGGGGCTGACGCTGTCCCTGCGTGACGAGCGGGTCGCCGACGAGGAGGCCGAAGCCGACGCCGAGGGCAAGGTCGCCCGCGTCAAGGAGAAGGTCTACTGCTACCCGGGCGGCCTCGAGGACTTCGTCAAGCACATCAACGGCAGCAAGGACCCGATCCACCCCAGCGTGATCTCCTTCGACGCCAAGGGCACCGGCCTCGAGGTCGAGGTCGCGATGCAGTGGAACACCGGGTTCACGCCGTCGGTCTACACGTTCGCCAACACGATCAACACCCACGAGGGCGGCACCCACGAAGAGGGCTTCCGCGCCGCGCTGACCCGCGTCGTCAACTCCTACGCGCGCGACAAGAAGCTGCTCAAGGAGAAGGACGCCAACCTGACCGGTGACGACGTGCGCGAGGGTCTCGCCGCGATCGTCTCGATCAAGCTGGGCGAGCCGCAGTTCGAGGGCCAGACCAAGACCAAGCTGGGCAACAGCGAGGCCAAGACGTTCGTGCAGCAGCAGTCGAACGAGTGGCTGGCCGACTGGTTCGAGCGCAACCCCACCGAGGCGAAGACGATCATCAACAAGTCGATCTCCTCGGCGCAGGCCCGGATGGCCGCGCGCAAGGCGCGTGACCTCGTCCGCCGCAAGGGCGCGCTGGAGATCGGCGGCCTGCCCGGCAAGCTCAAGGACTGCCGCTCGACCAACCCGGCGGAGTGCGAGCTCTACATCGTGGAGGGCGACTCGGCCGGCGGCTCGGCCAAGGAAGGCCGCGACTCGATGTACCAGGCGATCCTGCCGATCCGCGGCAAGATCATCAACGTCGAGAAGGCCCGCATCGACCGCGTCCTCAAGAACACCGAGGTCCAGTCGCTGATCACCGCGCTCGGCACCGGCATCCACGACGAGTTCGACCTGTCGAAGCTGCGCTACCACAAGATCGTGCTGATGGCCGACGCCGACGTCGACGGCCAGCACATCACCACGCTGCTGCTCACCCTGCTGTTCCGGTTCATGACCCCGCTGATCGAGCACGGGCACGTCTTCCTGTCGCGCCCGCCGCTGTACAAGATCAAGTGGCCGCGGGCCGAGCCGGAGTACGCCTACTCCGACCGGGAGCGCGACGCCGTCATCCAGGCAGGCGTCGAGGCCGGCAAACGGCTCCCGAAGGACGACGCGATCCAGCGCTACAAGGGTCTCGGCGAGATGAACGCCGAAGAGCTGTGGGAGACCACGATGGACCCGGCGAACCGGCTGCTGGGCCGGGTGACCATGGACGACGCTGCCCAGGCGGACGACCTGTTCTCCGTCCTGATGGGCGAGGACGTCGAGGCGCGCCGGTCGTTCATCACGCGCAACGCCAAGGACGTCCGCTTCCTGGACGTGTGA